The DNA segment TTCCTGAGTGACTCCGGTCCACTTTTTGGGCCCATTTGCGAAACTGTTAAACAATGTGAACTCAACCCTTACAAAGTGGACTGAAAGTGGACTGaaatgttgttgacatttggagCGATGTGAACACAAAGCGGTTCCAATCACACCGGAAGTCACACCTGTTCCCAAGTGGTTCAACCCATCGGTGCAATGTGAACACAATGCGGTTTACAAGAACCGTTTCAGTCAGatctttttcagttgcttccTGAGTGACTCCGGTCCACTTTTTGGGCCCATTTGTGAAACTGTTAAACAATGTGAACTCAGTCCTTACAAAGTGGACTGAAAGTGGGACTGaaatgttgttgacatttggagCGATGTGAACACAAAGCGGTTCCAATCACACCCGAAGTCACACCTGTTCCCAAGTGGTTCACCCCGTCGGTGCGATGTGAACACAATGCGGTTTACAAGAACCGTTTCAGTCAGatctttttcagttgcttccTGAGTGACTCCGGTCCACTTTTTGGGCCCATTTGCGAAATTGTTAAACAGTGTGAACTCAACCCTTAGAAAGTGGACTGaaatgttgttgacatttggagCGATGTGAACACAAAGCGGTTCCAATCACACCTGAAGTCACACCTGGAATCACACCTGTTCCCAAGTGGTTCACCCCGTCGGTGCGATGTGAACACAATGCGGTTTATAAGAACCGTTTCAGTCAGatctttttcagttgcttccTGAGTGACTCCGGTCCACTTTTTGGGCCCATTTGTGAAACTGTTAAACAATGTGAACTCAACCCTTACAAAGTGGGCTGAAAGTGGGACTGaaatgttgttgacatttggagCGATGTGAACACAAAGCGGTTCCAATCACACCTGAAGTCACACCTGGAATCACACCTGTTCCCAAGTGGTTCACCCCGTCGGTGCAATGTGAACACAATGCGGTTTACAAGAACCGTTTCAGTCAGatctttttcagttgcttccTGAGTGACTCCGGTCCACTTTTGGGCACATTTGCGAAACTGTTAAACAATGTGAACTCAACCCTTACAAAGTGGACTGaaatgttgttgacatttggagCGATGTGAACACAAAGCGGTTCCAATCACACCTGAAGTCACACCTGGAATCACACCTGTTCCCAAGTGGTTCACCCCGTCGGTGCGATGTGAACACAATGCGGTTTACAAGAACCGTTTCAGTCAGATCTTTTTCACTTGCTTCCTGAGTGACTCCGGTCCACTTTTTGGGCCCATTTGTGAAACTGTTAAACAATGTGAACTCAGTCCTTACAAAGTGGACTGAAAGTGGGACTGaaatgttgttgacatttggagCGATGTGAACACAAAGCGGTTCAGGTTTACTTGGCTTTTTTAAGAACTCACCCAAAGTGGTACGGAGGGAGAACTGGAACAATGTAAACGCGAGAAGGATTGAGTTCCTTTCACTGTTGGTTCAATTTTGGTGCCGATACCAAAGATTGTATGTGTGAAAACACTCAACAGAAAGTGGATTCAATTTGATTCAGTGTTCACATTGACTTTAAATGGTTTCCAAATGGTGAACAAATGTGATTCAGGTTTCTGGTGCCACTCTACATGAACCTTGGGGCCCCCTTGTCAACTTTTTCTCTTGTTCCCAAGCTACTCCAGTCCACATTTGTGAAACTGTTAAACAGTGTGAACGCAATCCTTACAAAGTGGActgaaatgtcaacattttgagCGATGTGAACACAAAGCGGTTCGGGTTTACTTGGCTTTTTTAAGAACTGTGCCTCCACACCCCAAAGTGGTACAGAGGgagaactggaactggaaatgAAGTCACAATGTGAACGTGAGAAGGATTGAGTTCAATTTTTGACCAATACCAAAGATTGTATGTGTGAAAACACTCAACAGAAAGTGGATTCAATTTGATTCTGTGTTCCCATTGACTCTAAATGGTTTACAAATGGTGAACAAATGTGATTCAGGTTTCTGGCGCCACTCTACATGAACCCTGGGGCCCCCTTGGGGGTCACCGTTTCCTCTTGTTCCCAAGCTACTGCAGTCCACTTTTGTGGAAACAGTCTTGACATTTTGAACTCATTCCCTTCTAAGTGAAATAAAAAGGTCAACATTTGGTGTGTTTAATCTGaacaatgtgaacacaaagtggTTCCGGTTCACTTGACTTTCTGGTGTCACTTACAGGAACCGTGAGAGCAAGTCAAACCTTTTTCTGCTGGTTCCCGTCTTACTCTGGTCCACTTTAGGACTGTTTAGATGTTCTGAACTAAGTCATttcaaagtgaaataaaaaggtCAACATTGGGTGTGTTTAACTTGaacaatgtgaacacaaagtggTTCCGGTTCACTTGACTTTCTGGTGTCACTTACAGGAACCGTGAGAGCAAGTCAAACCTTTTTCTGCTGGTTCTCGTCTTACTCTGGTCCACTTTAGGACTGTTTAGACATTCTGAACTAAATCCTTTCAAAGTGGAGTAACAAGTCAACATTTGGTgtgcaatgtgaacacaaagaTATTGGCTTTACTTTGCCTTTTCATGAACTGTGGTGTCCAACCCAGAGCCAAAGTGGTCCAGCGGGACACCTGGAACCACTTTGAAATGAAGTTCCAATTTGAGCGTGAGAAGGATGAATCCTTTTTTGATTCATTTTAGTACCGAAAGGACTGAATGTGAAAAATCACTCAACAGAAAGCAGATTCAATTTGAATCAGTGTTCACATTGCACGTCAGCTTTAAAGAGGACCCGGTTCTCCTTCTGGTCTGAACGGGCCTCGGATCCTACAGTTCCAACAAGGCCAAGTGAACCTGAGCCACTTGGTTTCAACGACTTTAACAAACTGATTTGGCTCATTTTGATGCATTTAGACTGTTAAAACGGACCAAAGTGGACCCAAATCTGAAACCGCTTCAGCTCGAGTGTCCCCACAGCTCAGTGTGCCTGCGTGGCTCTCAGCGCCCTCCAACCAGAACCCTCGCGGAGGTCTTACCTGGAGTCGAACTTCTTGCCGTCCGGGAACATGCCGTTGTAGTGGTACCGGACATAGTCGCCCACCTTGACGGCGCGGACGCACTGCTCGGGCTCGAACGTCTTCTCGATCAGGATGTCGTCTAACGGAACCAGGGGAGCGCTGCAGGCGGCTAAGGCCACCAGAACCGACAGACACGCCACCCTGTGCACCCCCCGCAACATTTTTAGACCGGGGGTAGACTTTGAGGAGGGGTACAAAGTTACTATGGTggcggagtgtgtgtgtgtgtgtcccgggTGGTTTCCTCAAAGTCTACGCTAAGTAGGACCGACGTCCTGCCTTCCCGGTCCTAGTTCTTGAAAGACATCCTGTAAAGCTGCATGGATTAACACCACATCCGGTTGAGCGACGAATACAAAAGAACTCATCGTTCTATTTAACACGCCTTAATGTGCGTAATAAATGATAAGAATCATGGAGTCATCATTAATAAACTAATCGTGgctgacaaacacaaacaaagataAACTAAAGCGATATTACATATCTCTTATTGTGAAACAAAAAGTACAGTTTCCGGTATTATGTTATCTTCGCGTCACGTGGACTTGACACGTCCAACAGGCTTcaatggagtgttttttttacttgggttACCACGTTTTTGCTCATGCGCAGTGGAGCCTCGGCGAAGTGTCAACGTGGTAGGGGTCTCCACGTCGCGCGCACACACCCCCTACTGACTTCCGGGTTTAGCCTCGCTCGCGTGCACATGTCAAAGCTAAACTTGTGTAATATTTACACGCTTTGACGATATAATAGTCCAATATTTATCGTCACTAAAGTAAAGTTTGGGGATTACTTTGGAGATTTTTGATTGGGGGGAGTGATGAGGGGGGGTTGTATGGGCAGGAATGTCTCTACGTGGCAGTGGGCGGGGCGAACATCTCGCTGTGAGGGGGGTGCGAATTAGCCACCAAGAGCTAACTTGCTGCCTTTTATTCAGTTTTCGAACAACTTATTCCACTTTAATGACTTCATTTGTGTCTTGTTGTGTTGTAGTATCGGACTGTGGAAGTTTAAATAACTAAGAAGCAGTGATTTCAGCGTGGGAggagctccagcacccctacgcTCGTGGGGATGGGCTATACTGCTTATTCTGGTATCGATTCGATACCAAGGAAGTAGAACCGTAGTTCAGTTGAACTACAAGTAGTAGAACTGCAGTAgaacttttttcttggaatttATCGgtttgaattaaaattaaaaacgaaaaaaaaattaaaaggctAACAAATAAACAATGTTGTTTGTGAACAATGTAATGCAACACAAATATCAACGAtgattacattaaattacatacaATTAATTCACCAAAATAACGTCAATACTGCAATATACTTTTTTAAGCAAAACACTATTGATTatcaatgtaacaatatcaatatattgaTACCATACAAATCATGGTATCGATGGgatcgatatttggatcgatccaccCCATAACCCCGGAGAATCTTGGTCCGGACGCAAGTCCTCCAACAACAACATGGAACCCTCGACCCTTCCACCTCGGCTCGTCCGGACCTCGGCCCTGGTCCTCTTCTTCCTGGGTTCGGTTCTGTGCCAGTACGAGAAGTACAGCTTCCGGAGCTTCCCCAGACACGAACTCATGCCGCTGGAGTCGGCCTACAAGTACGCGCTGGACCAGTACACCGGGGAGAAGTGGGGGGACTCGGTGGAGTACATGGAGGTGTCCCTGCGTCTCTACCGGCTGCTGCGGGACAGCGAGGCCTTCTGCAACCTCAACTGCAGCTCCGTGCGCCGCCACGACGAGGACAAGTTCGCGGACTTCCCGGAGCTCAGAGCCTTCGGGAACGTCCTCCAGCGGGCCCAGTGCCTGAAGCGGTGCAAGCAGGGCCTCCCCGCCTTCAGGCAGGCCCTGCCCAGCAGGGAGACCCTGGAGGAGTTCGAGAGGAGGGAGCCCTACCGGTACTTGCAGTATGCCTACTTTAAGGTGAGTTGGGGTGCGCATGCGCGATGGACATGTTGTCAAAGTATCCTATACCTAGTTTTGAAATGACCTGTTGTTGTGCGCGTGCCGACGCGATATACGTCATGACGTCATATGCGTGCCACGGATGCAGTCCTGTACTAAAAATGGTGGCGGTTCTTCATAAACCACATGTCGCATTGACTTGAATTTTCTCGCACAGCTCTACACAAAACCCGCTGTAACTTTATTGTGTTTTGACGAATTGgcacaaaatttggtacacacctttacGGGACCGGCGATCACATGTGTGTGAAATCTGAGCacgattggttgaaaaacatggccgccatcaatcAAAACATCTTACTTCCATAGCGACTAATTGTCCGTAAGTAGCTAAAACTTTAAATAAccaatagggggcgccacacatattttttttgtgtgtgtcgtcAGTCCGACAAGCTAGCCAAGGCGGTGTCGGCCGCCCACACCTTCCTCCTCAAGCACCCAGACGACGAGATGATGCAGAAGAACATGGCCTACTACAAGAGCCTTCCGGGGGCCGAGGAGCACCTCAAAGATCTGGAGACCAAATCCTACGAGGTATTTCCTGCCAAGCGTGCAAATacggattttttttgtattaatccGGATGTGTGCGTTCTTTCTTCTTAGACGCTGTTCGTGCGCGCGGTGCGGGCGTACAATGGCGACAACTTCCGCACGTCGGTGTCCGACATGGAGCTGGCGCTGCGGGACTTCTTCAAGGTCTACGACGAGTGTCTGGCCGCCTCGGAGGGCCCGAGGGACGTTAAGGACTTTAAGGACTTCTACGCCTCCATAGCGGGTTGGTAAAGTTCACACACGGGTCCAACatcagcccccacccccccaaccccgacCCCCCGGTCCCAATACTTCAGATGCAATATTGCTGGTTGGAGAATGTAATCAAAGATGGCCTCCTTATGCAATCATCTTCACCACTCAGGCCTGTTGCtgtcccaatatttttgtccatgtagtgcaggggtatccaaagtgcgacctgggggccatttgtggcctgcagctttattggcccacagcacattctaTACATAACActtaaatacccccccccccacttaaaaaaatatcaaatcagcagtaattttacaaaaattaagtgaaaatgctaatatttcaagtagtaatattttgaaataatttttaatttgaaaaaaattaaattaaaattttagggaaaattaggttgtcggaaaaattataatgataattatgagaagaaaattgacaagtTTAcaagtatatacgtatatattaaaaaatatatatataatatatatatatatatgaattatatgacatcaagtgaaaaaagaaaagaaaaaaatatataaatatatataaattatatgatatcaagtggaaaaaaatgcgattttgcgagaataaactgtaaaatgtaattttagtagaattggaatgaaatattaaaataataaatatgttatttttttaaaaagtcacaatactGTGAGAATGAAGCAAattaaaacaaagttgtaattcttAGAAAATGAAAATTGGGGGggaaagtggtaatattacaaatattatttaaaaaaaatacagtaaataattcacattttctcgaaatatatttaaaacaaaatctTTATAAAATTGCCTGAAGAAATTCCACAGTTTTGTCCCGTCTAATTTGGaaggaattttggggtatcaaagtagttcagataagaaaattTCTAGTATTGatgataaacttacataaataaatgtatatgtaaattactgtaaacatacctgatttgtttactctggcaaAACCAACTTCCaatgccgctgtttttaaaatgatctCTAATATCAAACAGCTCTTGGAATGTATGACTTTTGTCCAGGATGccttcatggtctcacacaaagttggattttttaaactcattacaatTTTTGAACTcatttccccactcgggtgttaaaaaaaatatttgagcattgcaaagggagccacaacaaggaggctgaagagccacatgcggctttGGAGCCGCAGCTTGCTGACCCCTAGTCCAAGTAGTAGAGATGGCTTCACCGAGGGCGTCAACTCTCTGGAACTGGTGGCCATTTTGATGAACTTCCCTTGCcgtccatccccaaatgttctccatggGATGTCAATCAGGGGAAGATGAGCGATGGTCCAAAAGAGAGATGTTCTTCTCCCTGAAGAACGCCTTGTAACATCGGGGAACTTGAACTTTCATCACTCCATCAAGTGGAGtgatgtcccaatacttttgtagaTACTATTTTTaactcctgccccccccccccccccccccccttgcagaCCACTACACAGAGGTCCTGGAGAGGAAGGTGACGTGCGAGAGCGACCTGACGCCCGTGGTGGGCGGCTTCGTGGTGGAGAAGTTTGTGGCCACCATGTACCACTACCTCCAGTTCGCTTACTACAAGCGTGAGGAGCACATTTTCTTCTTCCTGCTATTTGACGTCTGCTCAGGTTGTGATGAAGTCTAACGTTTTGCAGTGAAGGACCTGAAGAACGCGGTGCCGTGCGCGGCCAGCTACATGCTCTTCGACCCCTCGGATGAGGTGATGAAGAACAACCTGGCGTATTACAAGTTCCATAAGGACCAGTGGGGGCTGACGGACGAGGACTTCCTCCCGAGATCAGTAAGGAACATTTTGAAAACATCACATGCTAATTTCACAACTGGTCTTATGTTCTCATGTGTTCCACAGGAGGCCGTGCGCTACTACAACCAGACCACCATGCAGCTGGAGATGCTGGAGTTCTCCAGACGGCACCTGGCCAGCGACGACGAGGTCGGTCCAGTTCTTTTGGCTTTAATCGTGAGAACATAAGCACTCTtagaaataattaattaatcgctAATTTTTACAAGTCACTTTTGGGCAAGaaaccactcattcattcatttggctGCAGTATCCTAAGTGTCCACCAGGGGGTAGCATAGTATAGCTCAATTTGTATCATGAAACAATAGTGTAATCATTTAATTTacttaaatccaattaatttaaTCCAAACAGTTAATcgaaaaataagcaaaaaaatccACCTTGCGTAAAAATGTTCATAATATAAATTGACTTTATgtgataataaaattaatatactaaatgtaaaaaaaagtgatgaaactgACAATATCTAACAACATTTAACTAACATATCtatgctaaaataataattgattgtCTCATATTTGTTGTCCGCAGGGTGACGTGGTGGAGTTTATAGATGAGTTTCTGGATTAACAAGACAAACACTGAAACACACACCAGCTtgtatttattgaattttaaaatACCAAACAATATTttccgtccttttttttttttttttttttatttgatggttaaaaaaaaataataataatgtgcaggtgacggaaaaaaatgaatatttgtacTCTGTTCAATGAAATAATGTGTCAGctgtgaattgttttttttacaataaagtcaTGAGCTCAACGAAATAAAAGGAGCGGCtggatggcggcggcggtggatGGCGGCTGATGGCCAGAGAAGACACACACTTGAGGAATCATGTTTGAACATTGAGCGTCTGTGCAGTTTGTCGCACAAAGACGTTAAAATGTCCACCGGTGGGGAAaattccctgtgtgtgtgtgtgtgtgtgtgtgttgccgccATCTCTTTGTTATGCCTTTTCATCCCTGCTGGCGTTAATTTGGAAACAAGAAGCAGACAACGTCTATGACAAAAAGCGAGTCTTATGGACCACTCATCGACTCGTACCGTACCACAACGTCACAACCGAGAGGAAAATTGTCATAACATTGTAGCCGTTTGTTTTTTAGTCAGCGGGATGAAGCAAAAACATCTTTAAATCAACGCTGTGGAAGTTTGTGTAGGGGCGGGGCGGGGGCCAAGTTAGATTTCATCAAATTCTGGTGCAGATCTGGTGAATCGTCGCAAATGGGGCATCTTTcatgttcgttcattcattttctaccgcttatcctcacaagggtcgcgagggggatgtgctggagcctatcccagctgtctttgggcgggaggactgatggccagccaatcacagggcacatatagacaaacaaccattcacactcacatttatacctatggacagttttgagtggctagcatgtttttttgaatgtgggaggaaaccgtacacagtgagaacatgcaaactgggtgggattgaactcggggtctcgtagctgtgaggtctacgtgctaaccactcgtccaccgtgcagccatctttcatgttttttttcttcaaattccCAGAGAATGATTATAAAAtgggggcagcacggtggtctaggggttagcgcacagacctcacagctaggagaccagggttcaattccaccctcgggcatctctgtgtggagtttgcatgttctccccgtgcatgcgtgggttttctccgggtacttcggtttcctcccacattccaaaaacatgctaggttaattggccgctccaaattgtccataggcatgaatgtgagtgtgaatggttgtttgtctatatgtgccctgtgattggctggccaccagtccagggtgtaccccgccttacgcccgaagacagctgggataggctccagcaccccccgcgaccctcgtgaggaaaagcggtagaaaatgaatgaatgaatgattataaaaTGCAAGTTTATGATAAAGGTGCATGTCTATGAAAGCCGTGGAATCGAACAGGGATTTGATTTAATTTCCTGAAGATGCATGAATAAGCCATAGTCGCATGTTTAGGAGTTTATTTAGGCCTACACAACACAGAACTGTACACGCTTCCATTGGTTCATCCAACCAATAGCAACACACAGCAGATGTCATCAAATGTTGGGTCGTATTTCCTCCTTTCATCCTTCGGGTTCCGCCTAATCGGAACCCCGGAACAGGTCGTTTCACACCCGGCTGCGGGAGTCCAGAACTGGACTTGAGTCTGGACACATTTTGACACCCATACGCCGACTCTACTGAATAAAATGAGCCAATCAAATCTCGAGTATTTGACAGCAGCTTATGTAAGCACGGATCGTGgctccttccacttcctgttacaGTAACAGTA comes from the Doryrhamphus excisus isolate RoL2022-K1 chromosome 14, RoL_Dexc_1.0, whole genome shotgun sequence genome and includes:
- the LOC131101762 gene encoding cartilage-associated protein-like, which produces MEPSTLPPRLVRTSALVLFFLGSVLCQYEKYSFRSFPRHELMPLESAYKYALDQYTGEKWGDSVEYMEVSLRLYRLLRDSEAFCNLNCSSVRRHDEDKFADFPELRAFGNVLQRAQCLKRCKQGLPAFRQALPSRETLEEFERREPYRYLQYAYFKSDKLAKAVSAAHTFLLKHPDDEMMQKNMAYYKSLPGAEEHLKDLETKSYETLFVRAVRAYNGDNFRTSVSDMELALRDFFKVYDECLAASEGPRDVKDFKDFYASIADHYTEVLERKVTCESDLTPVVGGFVVEKFVATMYHYLQFAYYKLKDLKNAVPCAASYMLFDPSDEVMKNNLAYYKFHKDQWGLTDEDFLPRSEAVRYYNQTTMQLEMLEFSRRHLASDDEGDVVEFIDEFLD